In Pontibacillus yanchengensis, the following proteins share a genomic window:
- a CDS encoding heptaprenylglyceryl phosphate synthase encodes MYDMNQWEHVFKLDPNKEISDKDLEDICESGTDAIMVGGTDGVTLDQVLSLLASIRRYTVPVILEISNLESITPGYDYYFVPTVLNSTDKKWVMDLHHQAVKEYGEIMNWDEIMVEGYCILNPEAKAYQRTECDMPDDEDVVAYAQMAENMFKLPIFYMEYSGTYGNPELVEKVSHALKDTLLFYGGGIQSKEQAKEMKAYADVVIVGNLIYENKKAALKTVKAVKERE; translated from the coding sequence ATGTATGATATGAACCAATGGGAGCACGTGTTTAAGCTTGATCCCAATAAAGAGATATCTGATAAAGATTTAGAAGACATATGCGAATCAGGAACAGACGCGATTATGGTTGGGGGTACAGATGGTGTTACGCTAGATCAAGTATTGTCATTACTAGCTAGCATTCGTCGCTATACCGTCCCAGTTATTTTAGAAATTTCCAATTTAGAATCGATCACTCCTGGTTATGATTACTATTTTGTCCCTACGGTATTAAATAGTACGGACAAGAAATGGGTGATGGATCTTCATCACCAGGCTGTTAAAGAATACGGCGAGATCATGAACTGGGATGAAATCATGGTAGAAGGGTATTGTATTTTAAACCCTGAAGCGAAGGCTTATCAACGAACGGAATGCGATATGCCTGATGACGAAGATGTAGTGGCGTACGCACAAATGGCAGAGAATATGTTTAAGCTGCCGATTTTTTATATGGAATACAGTGGAACTTATGGCAATCCTGAGCTTGTTGAAAAAGTAAGCCATGCCCTAAAAGACACGCTACTCTTTTACGGTGGCGGAATCCAGTCTAAGGAACAAGCGAAAGAAATGAAGGCGTATGCCGATGTTGTTATCGTTGGAAACTTAATATATGAAAATAAGAAAGCAGCA